In the Prionailurus viverrinus isolate Anna chromosome A3, UM_Priviv_1.0, whole genome shotgun sequence genome, CTCTGTCCCCACTCACTTGGAAATAGGAATAGGTGTATAGGGCCCTTATTCCTGGAACACCCGCAGCCTCAGCCTAGGCAAAGGATCTCCAGCGCTTGATACAAATGATACTTAATGCAGGTAAAGTTAGTTCTGGACTATATCATTTTCAAGATGTACCAATACAGAGCTGCCCTGTAAACCCTAACCACCATTTCTAAAGTGATGTTGAAGAGGAAGGATGGTGGCAGAGGTCAAAGCTATCCAGCTACTCTCTGCTTAATCAGAAATTGCGTTATTCTAATCACATGCTGAGAAATTAAGTGTTTGTTCAGGAACTACTAGACCTTTCATGGGTAAGTATTTAAACACCTCTTTAAATGTCCCAAGGCTTGCAGACAGCAAGGTTAGACATCAAAATACTGAACAATGATATGGACGCTAAAGAAGGTACTTGTGAGTCAATGTCTCCTTGACTATTTTGTTGTCCGCATCCCAGTGGAGTCTGCAAAGCAGTGTAACACCCTTTCCCAGGCACAAGGTAAGGAAGCAGAAATGAACTTCGCTTTGCCGCTGACTTTGCAGGGAGTCCACTGTGAGATGGAGCCACCTGCCTCTTCCCTAGCTACGAGCAAGTAGCTACTAGCTAGTGCGTGTCGAGGAGTGGAGCAGGCTGGCACACCGTGTTGGGTTTTAAACGCCTCAACAAGAAGGTGCGCCTAGCGGGCAGAGGAAGAAACGAGCCTGGGACTTGAGTGCAGGTCTTTAAAAGTGAAGTGCAACTGTGAAGTGCCACAGCTTAAGCAGCGAGGCACAGGACACCTCTAACTCttggagggggcgggaggggggcggtgTAAGCAGGTCTAACAGTCCGTCTTTCCTGCTGGCTCTTTGCCATCATACATACACATGCAGAACACGCCCTCGTGCCCTGGCACTGCAGAACGGGCGCTACCGCTCGCCTCCGGGGGCATCTGAGGGGGCAAACCTCCGATCTGGGCTCTCCCTCGACGGCCTCCGCTCCCCCTCTGGCCAGCCCGCTTTCCCCTCCACGCTAGGGGAGCCCAGGCTGCTCCCTGGAGATCTAGGCCCGGGGCTGCCGGCGCTGTGGGTCTGGGTTCGGTTTTACTTTACCCTCCTTACTTCCAAATAGGTCTGCTTTTCGCTTTGGGACCTCTGTTGGGGGAAGAAGGTCCTGGGCGCGCCGCGGGCTGCGGCTGccgctgcggcggcggcggcctggCCGTGCGGCTGCGCGGCGCGCTCGGCCTTGAGCGGCGCGCGGCCGCCGCTGCTGCTGCGCGTGCTGTAGAGGCGCGGGGCCACGCCCTCGGCGGGCGGCGCGCGCGGGAACTCCTTGAGCGAGCGGCTCAGCGGCTTGGCCTTGCCGTGCGCCTGCGCCGCCGCCTCCAGCTTGTAGGCGCCGCTGCTGCCTGCCGGCGACGTGGCGCTCTTGGGCAGCGGCTGCAGCGGGTGCTCGGGCCGCTCGGCCTCCATGGCGAAGCTGACGGGCCGGAGGAAGCAGATGTCCAGGCTGGACTCGGAAGAGGCGGGCGAGCAGTTCTCGAAGAGGGCCGGGGCCTGGAACGGCTCCTCGTCGTAGGGCGCGGGCAGCGCGAAGATCTCGCCGCCGTACTCGAACTCCTCGTAGCCCGCGGGCACGAAGCCGCGGGCGTCGGGCAGGAGCTCGGCCGGGGCGCGCAGGGAGCGCTCCACGTTGCCCAGCGGCTCGGCGGGCGAGGGCTCGAAGTCCATCTCGGGGATGGCCTGCAGGGGCCCGGCCAGTGCCTTCACGTCCTGCTCGGCTGCACAGAACTGCGCTGGCGCCAGGAGGCTCTCGGGCCTCTCGTGCTTTCTGCCCTCCATCTCCCACTCGCTGGGCTTCCCGGGCTGCATGCTCTCCATCAAGCTTTGCTGTTGTTGGCTTTTCTTCACTGGGGGCATCAAATGTctgtaaaaaaaggaaacagtacaAAAAGAGGTGTGCTTACGGTTGGTTAGTTCAGGCCACTTCCCAAGCAGCGCGAAGCCGGGAGCAACACGGGAGCCAGATAGCACCTAGGCGCAAAACTGCCaggtcctctctctgccctcccaggcGTCTACGTGTGTCACCGACCAAGCTCCGTAGGCGTCTCCAGCCAGGAAGTCCCCACGAGCCCTGGTCCCCCACATGGGAGGGTGAAAATGCTGTCTATAAAGCGGATGCCTGAAGTATCCGTCTGAGCAAGAAGGCTCTGCGCAGAGATGGCTGGTGAGCCAGGATGGTCATCACTCCACATATGGAAGCTCTTACCCGCCCACCACGTGTCCAGAGCGCCAAGgtgcctcctttctctcctctcccttttttgCCCTAGCAATATGatacaaaataatggaaagaactTTTATTCGACTCCTGGACCTACACGCTTAAGAACAATTATATTCCTCGATGAAATCAGTGTGGTACAAACTTGAAAACTGTTGAATCTGGATGATGGTATGTGGGGTTCCCTGTACACTTTTGTGTATATTGGaagttttcataagaaaaaaaactaaaaaattcctTGTGGCTATAGAGCATGCTTTTAAAAGTTGTCTCAAACTTTCACCCACAAAAACATGACCGAAATGAAAAGGCTGTCACTCTGAATATGCCCAATTTCATGGAAGGATATTTTGTTTAATCATGAATAACGAATAATTTACGTAGGATATTAGGGTAGCATACACATCAGATTGGATGTGATTTGCCAGTTCTGGAAGGTAACAGCCAGGCAGATGTGAGTGGAGGACTACACACTGACCCAGCCTGATTGTTCTACTCGTTTATTAATCCTACcacaaaaatgcattaaaaatacaaatgtaaatgcTGAGTATCTTTCTCTGGTGATACTCTGGTGAGTATCTTTCTCAGGTGAAAATGAGTTCTCCCACTTTCAAAggtgaaaagaaatgataaatgaaatgcTGACCTAACCTGAATTGTCTTTTAACTTGGAAAATTGTTGAGTTTTTTACTGGCCGTTTTCCCAACACAGAGTGCAATGGCAGCCATCTTTTCAGGCTAGATATAATCTCTAGGGATTTCATTTTGGGGCTCTATTTGTTTCACTTCAAAGATCATTCTCATAAAAGCtgaagtgggggcacctgggtggctaggtcagttatgcatccgactcttgatttcagctcaggtcatgatctcatggttcgtgagtttaagccccgagttgggctctgcactcatagcacagagcctgcttgggtttctctctgtccctctctctatgcccctgccccacacgctcctgtgtgttctctctctctctctttctctctctctctctcagcaagcccaacacagggctcaaactcatgaaccttgagatcatgacctgagttgaagtccaatgctcaaccgattgagccaccccagtgcccctggaATTTTGAGTTTTGGTTCTGCTTATCTTTCCAGAAATCCTGGTTTCAAAAGTAGCCAAGTTGACTTTATCCTTATCCTTTAGAGGTAAAGAGTTCCAGATACATAAATGGCCTATTCCTTAATGTAAAAATCATCAAGAAGTTTGCTCAATAAGAATCCAGCttagtgggggcacctgggtggctcagtcggttaagagtccgactcttggtttcagctcaggtcatgatctcacggtgtgtgagttcgagccccgcgtcaggctccgtgctgacagcacagagcctgcttgggattctctctctctctccctctctctgcccctcccccactcactctctctgtctctctctcaaaaataaataaaacttaaaaaaaaaaaaaaagaatccagcttAGTGTGCTAGAGGATTGTATGCAGAGACTTTAAAAAGCTGTCAAATACATCCACTGCACAGAAAAACTTTAAGAGAAGCTGTCACAAGTGGAGAAAAGAGCTTATGAAGTCCTTTTATGAAGAAGCTTCAAGGGGAATCAGGAGGACTAAACTACACTCTCTGTGCATCACCTCAGgcctatttctcttttcagagcctggagttccACTCCcccctgactgggattctctccctctactgTACCTTTTGGAGAACGTAAGTAGGTTCCCACCCTTCTGAGGAGCTATAAGATGCCTTCCTGTCTTCTTGCAGCACTCTCTTCCACCCAATCACTGTCCAAACCCAAAGAGACTTATGTTGTAGATGGAGGGTGGTTATGTGTGGTAAATTGTTAGGAGTAGCCGTCAGCCTCTAGGCCTGCCCCTCAACATTAGCCTTCCTCTGGGATCCAAGTTTTGCATCAGCTGCTTGCCTGCCCACATAGGCCTGAtggggcaagagagaggagagtcCTGTAGATCATACTCCTGGTTCTGGCTGTCCTGCTACCCCACACAGACCACTTGGCACCCAGGGCCTTGCCATTAGCATTTCCACAGCGACAGGTGCTTACGTGACAGCAGGGCCAGAGCTGGGAGCAGAAGGGTAGGGTTGCAGCATCTCTTCTGAGTGGATACCGCTGTCGCGTACAGCCTCAGGGCCTGCAGTGGGGGAAGCATCTTGTCCAGTGTTTGCACACTGGGAAGCCAGGCCTTTGTACAGCTTCGCCATGGATGACCTATGAGAATAGAAGTAATCATTTTCAGGGTGTACATTGGGAAATTGGCTCTGAACACACAGATTAGGACAAGAAAGATAAGGAGACAACATTTCTTAGATGAAGCTCATCTgtgaagttctctctctctctctctctggccctctacAAACAAGGTTGTTTACGTAACAGTGTAAGCTAGATGCTGGGCAAGAATAAGGATGCTGATTAATTGCCTGAATTAAGTTTGGGGGAAAGGGGTTGTATAGGAAGATATCCCCCAGACCAGCATCTTTTTCCGGTCTCAAACACCCACAGAAATTATTCTGTTTTCCTCATTGGTTGGAATGAGGTTGAAGGAAATCCAGGTCACTAGAAAGTTCTGCTATAGATTGCTTCTGTTCCCTCTGAAGCCCAGATTCTCCCCAGTCagccctttttgtttctttttagcattAATTTGTTCAACCACCACCCCTcccttatttgttttgtttttatccatagcacttatcactatCTAACTTACTTATTAACTTGCTGTCCAGCCCTAGAAAGTGAGTTCCATGTGGCAaagatttttgcttgttttgttcatTGCAGTATATTCAGTGCATAGAGCAATGCCTGatgcatagtaagtgctcaataaatatttgttgaattaatgaaagaACCCACATTCTGGCCTTTAAACTGCATTTTTTTAGTCTGGCAAGCTTAGGGAAACAATTTCAATGGTTAGTAACATGAGATAAGGGGGTCTGCATAAGTATTAGagtaaaactgtttatttttctgaggtaATTTCCCCCAGGTAATAGGTACCTCCCTCCCTATAGCCAGCCTGGCCATCTCATTCCCCAcctcttctctgttctcttctacCTCCTGTCACTGCATTTCAGCCACTTTCAATACAGTGCGGTTACTTGTGACAGGTACCCACATTGTCTGTATTCTTGTTCTTAGAAACCTTTGATAAACCCTCTAAGCAGCACCATCAGAACCTTACTTCTTGAGCTTTTTCCGTTTCTGAATAAGCAAATCCTCATTGCATTGAAACAGCAGGGTGTAATGCGAGATAAATACTCGAAGGCGCTGAACACACACCAGAAGTAGGTAATAGTCAGGGTGTTCCTGCTCTGTGAACTTCAGGACATTCTGgatggaggaaaaaaggaagcagcATTGCATAATTAGAATGAAACATTTTGTCTCTTGTACCCTTTGCCTCCATCTGTTGTGAGCGTTTGGTAGCCATTTAATCAAAACAACAATACATATGGCCAATCTAATTGGCTGAAAGGTTAATCTTAATCTAATTAATCTGAAAGGTTAAACTTGACGTTCTCTTTGTCCATCCCACCAAGGGAGACTAATAGTCATCGCTGTTCCTGTTTTGGCTGGATGTAAACATAGGCTAATTCCATCTGAAAAATTTGAAGGATCTATTCATTAGATTTTTGAGGTAATGGAGCCATTCTAACAATTACTGTCTGTAAGCAATGCCTTATAACCCAAATAAGTCAGACTAATGGTGAGAATGTCAGACATCAAGGGGAGGATGTTTATGATCAAACCTGGTCTGGTGGTCCCTACTATATTGCCTACTGTGTGGTAGTGGAACATGCATGTTAGTTGGATCTGGAAAGCTAATGTGTATTGAGTCTTCCTATTGCCCAGTACTAATCCCTTTACATATTCgttttctcatttaatgtttACCACAGATAGATTAGGTAGGTGCAATTATTATCTCTGtttaacaaataaggaaatcaaGGCACACCGAAGTTAGGTAATCTTCATTAGGCCACACATATAACAAgtagcagagccagaatttgaactcgTCAGACAGTAGAATCGGGGCTCTCATTTATCATACTGCTTGCaagacctgggtttgagccctagaTTTTTTCACCTATAACATGTGTtaacttgagcaagttacttaacttctttggCTCTCTATTTCCTTATCTAAGCAATGGTAATAATACCTCTTTCATGGGAttattgaaaacattaaataagataatttaatttattgtgaGAAGATCTTAAAATCTAAAGCCACATATAATTGAAAGTCTTCTTAATACTGATACTGGGCTACTTCTACCTGAGATAAATCCCAGCATTTCTAAGATGCTTTCAACTGAATTACTTAGGAAAATCAGTCAGCAATTAAACCAGAATAGGTGGATGTTAGAAATAAGAGGGACTGGTAGGGATGCTGGTGAGCCTTTCTCTCAACTCTACTTCCTCCAAGGGGCTGCAAACCCTGTGGAAAAATGATGTGCAGAAGTCACCTCATCAGCTTCTTCATGCTTTGTCTGTGACATAAGACATAAGCAATATATGGCAGGCTCTTGGACTCAAGCCAAAAGAAAGTAGTCAAAGAGCAGTTAAATGGACAGGTTACATAGATACTTCTTAGATGCCAGGGATGGGGATGGGGTAAGGGTTTAGGGGTACATTTAGATGGCTGTAGAACAAGATGGAAGGGACTCAATAGGTACTTAGAGTCTACCAGGAGCTTCTATAGAAAGATCCTGGATCAGCAGAGGTGGTGATTGCTGGTAAATGAAGATAGAACTTCAAAGGCAGACATCATGAACCAAAAATTTTTAGACATTGAGATTGTGGTTCGTACTACAAGGTAGGCATGGGATAATCATAGCAATCTAAATCATTTAATTACTCTTTAGAAATACCAGTGATTCTTCCTTGACCCTTTACAGTGTTTCTCATTTAGAAGCCAAAAATAGTAGTTTAGCTTGAAAATCATCTTGGTGGCTTCCCAGCCACGCCTACCTGTAGATGTATCAGATATTCAGGGATGCGCTGGACTATGTGAAAAAACAGTGTGTAGATGTCAGATTTAATCTCTTCGTCACCCTGAATGAAAGAAAGGTAGAGTCACTCTTCGGTGTCCCTCCGGCTCTGGCTGCAGAACCCCAAAGTCAGTCCTACCAGAGTAGGCAGAGTTTTTTATTCCCagagcattttctttctctaaagtGTCATGGTCCTTCATTGGATAGGCCACTTGTTCAGAGACATGCTCAAGGAGACAATTCTTCTGTAGCAGGGAGCATATCATATCATTCTTTCGAATCCACCCAACTTTACAAAcaaccccctccctcccaactaCTCTTGTTAGCACAGTGCTGGACAaagtgggcactcaataaattatAACCGAGTTGAATAAATTCATTCAGGTTCTCTTGTAAGTACTCATTACAGTGGCTTAGTAATAGGCCCTAAGGGTGGCCTGGAGCCTCATGAGGGTGGAGACAGAGTATAACTAGAAACTGGTCAGCCGGGCTGGCAGAGCAAACATGTTGGACTCTCCCCAtgtccctttcttttcctccctttcccttccctctcctcccctccccttactTTCCTTTCCTCAAATATTTGATGGGTGCTAACATGTGGTAGGCGTTATACTTATAGGGTTGAGAGTAGTTGGGGGGGGTGGAAGTAGACTGTTAATAAGAAAGAGACCCTCACCTCTCGTGAAACTTGATTAACTCTTAACTTTAGGCTTCTGATAGAGTTTCTTCCTATTGACCTAAAATAACTAGAATTGTTAGATATTTATATGTgcttcttgagcacctactatagcATTGCAGTAGCAATACTTAAAGCTACATGATTAGAACCACTTTATGATCTTATAAACTGATACAGGATGATTTCAGTTTAATATTCAGATTCAAATtgtacctggaaaaaaaaaaccctcatagaGCATGCAAGCTGTGGCCTGAGGATCTCTGCTTAGAACACCTGTTTGCTTTGTGTAAACTTCCAGTGCAATAGATCAGAGAGTCAGCGAGGCAGGGCGTGGACCAAAGCACTGGCACTCATCCTCGAGTGGGCTCCTTTAACTCCAGGTAGGGTGTCAGGGACTCTGTTGGAGCCATTCCTCAGCTTGGAAGACAAGCTGAGTGCATGTGTTGTGTTCCCCTAGGTGTATGAGCAACTTCCTACAGATATACCTGTAACCAAAGGGCAGTACACACACAGAGTCACCTTACCTCCTTCAGAACAACAACATGAACCAAAGAGATGCATTCAGGTAGGTCCCTCAGGTAGGCAACATAATAATCCaagaaattattcttaaaaacaaacacaaaaatgcatGGTAAGACTCTGGACATAGGAATGATAGCAGCTAATATTTTTACAGTCGTGTGTTTCACAAAGGAGTACTTTGCAGAGATTATTTTGATCATTTAATGTGTTCGTTAAtatgttttggggggttttttaattcatttttttaaactttttggttTTAAGGTAAATATCCCTATGAACTGGAGAACCAAAATTCAATAATCCTGCTTTcatgagagaaagtgaaaaaccaATGCAGCGGAGAGGGGTCATGTAAGttgaaaatttttttgtgtgtgtttatttatttattttgagagagataaagggcagagagagagggagaatcccaagcagactccacactgtcagcacagagcccaacgcagaacTCGATCCCATAGAACTGCAAGactgagacctgagctgaaatcaagagtcggacacttaaccaactgagccaccgaggcacctcgaaaaagtattttaaattgttaaatgattaaaatgcatattttgtttttaagttacttttaatTTCAGTCATCTGCATCCAGTGAGGAACGTTGTCCAACCCACCTTCCGGTGTCtagaccagtgattctcaatTTCTGCCACTAATTGTATATTCCCaccatttgtttattcttctatGCAGTATGCCTTCAAGAAAACAATTTTCAGCTTCCAAAGTTATATTCCCACAGATATAACAACTCTCAGCCCAAGAAAGCATACTGAATACAAACAAGTAAAAGTGGTATTAGAGGGATTGCATTATATCCATACAAGTAAATAGTTTGTAAATTATACAAGTAAATAATTTGTGAACTTTGTCTTATTACCTACAGTTGAGAATCACCAATATACAGAATTTGATTGCAGGCTAACTATGGCTTGCAGACCAATTTTAATTAGCccacacaatatatttttttaatgttaatttatttttgagagagacagagaatgtgagtgggttagggacagagagagagggagacacagaatccgaagcaggctccagactctgagctgtcagcacagagcccgatgtggggctcgaactcacgagctgtgagatcatgacccgagccgaagtcagactctcaaccaactgagccacctagacgcccctcacaatattttttaaataagaaatttcatACAAAATTCTGGATTTCCAGCGTCTCTTAAAATATCAGATCTGGAAATTCTAGTCCCTTCTTCCTGGATAATAATTGGATAATATTCCTTGTAGAAAAGCATATGTGCTCCACTTAAGCTCACCTCCCAACAGTCCATACTGTATTACACTCTGCTTATTTCCACTGATTTATATCACTACCTGGCCCCataggcatttgagtttgcaACCTCTGGCCTGGGTCATACTTTCTTTGTAGAACATTACAGAGATTTCAAAACTTAGCACTCTTctccaaaaagtgaaaataaaaaacattcaagACAAGCCACTGcctatcacatttttaaataccGCTAAGGAATGAAATTAGGTGAGAAATACAAGCACATATACAAACCCCCCTATACtaatgttggatggatggatatgtatagatagatagatagatagatagatagatagatagatagatagacagacagacaaatacacacacacacttacgtGCATACTCAATGGGCCGTTCTACATAGTACAGGGGAAAGCGATGGGCTAGAGGTTAGGAGACTTGGGTAACAGATCCATGACTGCCTAGCTAGCCGGGTGATTTCAGCAAAGTCTTTTAATGTCTCTGAACTTTATTTCGTTATCTGTAGAGTGAGGAGGTTAGACTAGATCTCAGCAGGTTTCCTATCTCTGAAAAATCACTGGTTTGAGGTTCTCCATTCAGAGAAGCAGACAAGAGAGACACAGGTGCATGTAATTCAAGTTtatgcaggattttttttttttttacaacttacCTCATCATTTGTTAATTTAAGGAATAAATCTCCAAGAACTCCTTGGCGTGGCCACTTCAAGACCCTTTCCTGCAGAGCATGGAGCAAATCGAGATGCTGCTGGACAAGGTACCGTAAAGAACCAGGGAAGAGGCTTGAAACAGAATAGAGATAGGATCACACAAACCAGGTGTAGAGAA is a window encoding:
- the ARHGEF33 gene encoding rho guanine nucleotide exchange factor 33, which produces MEKTKTKQGENEHIPMNNPSTQIYQLQALASELKTGFTEAMQELSRIQHGEYALEEKVKSCRCSMEEKVTEMKNSLNYFKEELSNAMSMIQAITSKQEEMQQKIEQLQQEKRRESRKVKAKKTQKEEHGSQAGPAQAQGSPFRSINIPEPVLPSEDFTNLLPSQAYEKAQESRSMHVGDSNVKGMMGPGMNPTTPEAEENLKPCLSADIQPKGHLSSGVWRQPKDGKEWGEEYVTKDHPDKLKDAGQPRHSSLENVLCETSLAAKRQTVALELLESERKYVINISLILKIKATFQGSDGKRNSKERSLFPGSLRYLVQQHLDLLHALQERVLKWPRQGVLGDLFLKLTNDENNFLDYYVAYLRDLPECISLVHVVVLKEGDEEIKSDIYTLFFHIVQRIPEYLIHLQNVLKFTEQEHPDYYLLLVCVQRLRVFISHYTLLFQCNEDLLIQKRKKLKKSSMAKLYKGLASQCANTGQDASPTAGPEAVRDSGIHSEEMLQPYPSAPSSGPAVTHLMPPVKKSQQQQSLMESMQPGKPSEWEMEGRKHERPESLLAPAQFCAAEQDVKALAGPLQAIPEMDFEPSPAEPLGNVERSLRAPAELLPDARGFVPAGYEEFEYGGEIFALPAPYDEEPFQAPALFENCSPASSESSLDICFLRPVSFAMEAERPEHPLQPLPKSATSPAGSSGAYKLEAAAQAHGKAKPLSRSLKEFPRAPPAEGVAPRLYSTRSSSGGRAPLKAERAAQPHGQAAAAAAAAAARGAPRTFFPQQRSQSEKQTYLEVRREMHLEDTTRFCPKEERESEQTSFSDQNPRQDQKGGFRSSFRKLFKKKSSGSEYREKTNENPSMDPSPTKQDFFRNRLALANDLDQGTAV